A stretch of Henckelia pumila isolate YLH828 chromosome 4, ASM3356847v2, whole genome shotgun sequence DNA encodes these proteins:
- the LOC140867337 gene encoding heavy metal-associated isoprenylated plant protein 31, whose translation MSMVEVRVPNLDCEGCATKLRKSLFKLKGVDAVEVEMELQKITVRGYGLEEKKVLKAIKRAGKAAEPWPYPGYSYFSSFYKYPSHVVNHYYETSRNVVAPNVHTFFHTPAVYSVAVASDEAVASMFSDDNPHACSIM comes from the exons ATGTCT ATGGTGGAGGTGAGAGTTCCTAACTTGGACTGTGAAGGGTGCGCTACAAAGCTTAGAAAATCCCTATTCAAACTCAAAG GTGTGGATGCGGTAGAAGTAGAAATGGAGTTGCAAAAGATAACTGTTAGAGGCTATGGATTAGAAGAAAAGAAGGTCCTCAAGGCCATCAAACGCGCCGGAAAAGCCGCGGAGCCGTGGCCATATCCGGGATACTCATATTTCTCCTCATTTTACAAATATCCATCTCACGTTGTCAATCATTACTATGAAACGTCACGAAACGTTGTTGCGCCGAACGTGCACACATTCTTCCACACACCGGCGGTGTACTCTGTGGCTGTGGCTTCGGACGAGGCGGTTGCGTCGATGTTCAGTGATGACAATCCACATGCTTGCTCTATCATGTGA